The Methanomicrobia archaeon sequence ATCCTCCTTTACAGAAAAAGAAAGAAAAGAGGACTCATAAAAACGAATACATCGATGTGTAACCTTTTTTGGTTTACTTAACACTGAGCAAAAAGGTTTAACTTATAATGAATTATAAATCTTTGTTTACCATGTCAGGCAATTCTTTTGGAACGCTATTTCGGGTGACCACCTGGGGAGAATCGCACGGTGAAGCGCTGGGTGTAGTGGTCGATGGCTGCCCTTCCGGACTCGAGCTCTCGGAAGAGGACATACAGCACGAGTTGGACCGCAGAAGACCCGGCGTAAGCGCCATAACAACGGAACGGCAGGAAGCCGATGTGGTGAAGATATTATCCGGCGTCTTTGACGGCAAAACGCTTGGCACGCCTATTTCTCTGCTCGTATGGAATAAGGATGTCGATTCAAGCCCTTACGAGCCTCTGAAGCATATCGCAAGACCCGGTCAGGCGGATTTCTCGTACCATCAGAAGTACGGGATTCGAGACCATAGAGGTGGTGGAAGAGCGTCTGGACGCGAGACCGTCGCGCGCGTGGCCGCTGGTGCAATCGCAAAGAAGATCTTACGGGGTTATGGTATTCAACTTATCGGACACGTCGTGGAAATTGGCGGTATACGAGCGCGAGCAGTGAACGTAGAGGAGATAACGAGGAATGCAGAGAGTAATGCCGTACGCTGTGCCGATCCTGAAGCCGCGCAGAGCATGGAAGCGCTAATAAAAGCGGCAAAGGAAGAAGGAGATAGCGTCGGCGGCATTGTAGAGGTGCGTGCACTCGGCGTTCCCGCGGGGTTAGGCGAGCCGGTCTTCGATAAGCTGGATGCAGAACTCGCGAAAGCTCTGATGAGTCTCGGCGCGGTGAAAGGCGTGGAACTAGGCGCTGGTTTTGGGGCTGCAAAGCTAAAAGGCTGCGAGATGAACGATGAGTTTTACATGGAAGAAGGCCGGATACGAACGAGAACGAACCGTGCAGGTGGAGTGTTGGGCGGCATTTCAACGGGCGAGCCCATCATTTGCAGACTAGCAGTGAAGCCCACGCCGTCTATTGCAAAGCCGCAGCGAAGTGTTGATATGCAGAAGATGGAAGACGTGGAAATAAGGATAACGGGCAGGCA is a genomic window containing:
- the aroC gene encoding chorismate synthase; translation: MSGNSFGTLFRVTTWGESHGEALGVVVDGCPSGLELSEEDIQHELDRRRPGVSAITTERQEADVVKILSGVFDGKTLGTPISLLVWNKDVDSSPYEPLKHIARPGQADFSYHQKYGIRDHRGGGRASGRETVARVAAGAIAKKILRGYGIQLIGHVVEIGGIRARAVNVEEITRNAESNAVRCADPEAAQSMEALIKAAKEEGDSVGGIVEVRALGVPAGLGEPVFDKLDAELAKALMSLGAVKGVELGAGFGAAKLKGCEMNDEFYMEEGRIRTRTNRAGGVLGGISTGEPIICRLAVKPTPSIAKPQRSVDMQKMEDVEIRITGRHDPCICPRLVPVAEAMVALVLVDSLLRAGRG